In Bacteroidota bacterium, one genomic interval encodes:
- the tsaE gene encoding tRNA (adenosine(37)-N6)-threonylcarbamoyltransferase complex ATPase subunit type 1 TsaE yields MIETTVVRSENEMTDLAEKLFKSLKGGAIVTLNGNLGAGKTFFVKAFCRAAGVPLSSSPTFAIVNSYEGKFRIYHFDFYRIKKTAELHDIGLEEYLADENAVSFIEWADLFPEVLPHKKINILIKISEDDSREVIIEYPW; encoded by the coding sequence ATGATTGAAACGACTGTCGTTCGCTCTGAAAATGAGATGACGGATCTCGCGGAAAAGTTATTTAAGAGCTTAAAGGGAGGCGCGATCGTCACATTAAACGGTAATCTGGGTGCCGGTAAAACCTTTTTTGTGAAGGCGTTTTGCAGGGCTGCGGGTGTCCCGTTATCTTCAAGTCCGACTTTCGCAATCGTAAACTCCTATGAGGGGAAGTTCAGAATTTATCATTTTGACTTTTACCGGATAAAAAAAACCGCTGAATTGCACGATATTGGTCTTGAGGAATATCTTGCTGATGAAAATGCTGTTTCATTTATTGAATGGGCAGACCTTTTTCCTGAGGTGCTCCCACACAAAAAAATAAATATTCTCATTAAAATATCGGAAGACGATTCGAGAGAGGTCATCATTGAATATCCTTGGTAA
- the tsaB gene encoding tRNA (adenosine(37)-N6)-threonylcarbamoyltransferase complex dimerization subunit type 1 TsaB — protein MNILGKPVLGIETTGSVCSVCVYESEKKNLTISLNLDKAHSRKILSLIDFAVDSFNITPVDLGGICVSEGPGSFTGLRLGFAAAKGIAYGAGIGIIKVPTFKSLAEELSMTMSPGSRGLIVTKAALEESYVYGFEAQSGYFNELFELSLIENNVVNSLVSKWDFSKVFSNVKLDQIEIVEKTSPEALSVVRYAKRRTDFKFDYDVDFIEPRYFKNFIVKVK, from the coding sequence TTGAATATCCTTGGTAAACCGGTTCTTGGAATTGAAACCACCGGTTCAGTCTGTAGTGTTTGTGTTTATGAAAGCGAAAAGAAGAATCTGACCATCTCTCTGAATCTGGATAAGGCACATTCGCGAAAGATTCTTTCCCTTATTGATTTTGCAGTAGATTCTTTTAATATTACTCCTGTTGATCTTGGCGGAATATGTGTTTCGGAGGGTCCCGGTTCGTTTACAGGGCTTCGTCTCGGATTTGCAGCTGCAAAAGGGATTGCTTACGGTGCAGGTATCGGAATCATAAAAGTCCCAACATTTAAAAGCCTTGCTGAAGAACTATCCATGACTATGAGTCCGGGGAGCAGAGGCTTAATTGTTACCAAAGCCGCCCTCGAGGAATCTTATGTCTACGGGTTTGAAGCACAATCCGGTTATTTCAACGAACTCTTCGAACTTTCGTTGATTGAGAACAATGTTGTAAATTCGCTTGTCAGTAAATGGGATTTTTCGAAAGTTTTTTCAAATGTAAAACTGGATCAAATAGAGATTGTGGAAAAAACTTCCCCCGAAGCATTGTCGGTTGTCAGGTACGCAAAAAGAAGAACTGACTTTAAGTTTGATTATGATGTTGATTTTATAGAACCCCGTTACTTTAAAAATTTTATAGTGAAAGTTAAATAA
- a CDS encoding DUF1573 domain-containing protein yields MMKTFSFLLLLSIAVLAQFQGPKIYSPASKYDFGSVEAGVLVKHKFVLVNNGDQNLVIDKVVSSCGCTVAEPEKKELKPSETTTVAVEFNSTGRTGDQLKTISVLSNDANNPLFQFTLSGKVIEVPAKELEGAKIKFEKSQHDFGVIKEGIIVSHVFKFSNIGKADLEIKDIRTSCGCTAAEPSKKIFKPGESGELKVSFDSKNRAGRTSRTITLVTNDKTEEYYTLTIYAEITN; encoded by the coding sequence ATGATGAAGACCTTTTCTTTTCTCTTGCTTCTTTCGATTGCGGTTTTAGCGCAGTTTCAAGGACCAAAAATATATTCACCTGCGAGCAAATATGACTTTGGGTCTGTTGAAGCCGGTGTTTTAGTAAAACACAAATTTGTGTTGGTAAATAATGGTGATCAAAATCTGGTTATAGATAAAGTAGTTTCTTCCTGCGGTTGCACGGTAGCTGAACCAGAAAAGAAAGAACTGAAACCTTCCGAAACCACTACCGTGGCCGTTGAATTTAACTCAACCGGCAGAACTGGGGACCAGTTAAAAACAATAAGTGTGTTGTCAAATGATGCAAATAACCCTTTGTTTCAGTTTACACTTTCCGGGAAGGTGATAGAAGTTCCTGCTAAAGAACTCGAAGGCGCAAAGATCAAATTTGAAAAATCTCAGCATGATTTCGGTGTCATTAAAGAAGGAATTATCGTTTCGCATGTTTTCAAGTTCTCAAATATTGGAAAAGCGGATCTTGAAATAAAAGACATCAGAACTTCATGTGGTTGCACTGCTGCCGAACCGAGTAAAAAGATATTTAAACCCGGTGAATCGGGAGAATTGAAGGTTTCTTTCGATTCAAAGAACAGAGCGGGGAGAACGAGCAGAACCATCACTCTCGTCACAAATGATAAAACCGAAGAGTATTACACACTTACTATTTATGCAGAAATTACTAATTAG
- the accD gene encoding acetyl-CoA carboxylase, carboxyltransferase subunit beta, with the protein MAWFKRKKDNIAPETNPKENMPDGLWEKCTDCGEIMHKKQLENNLWTCIKCNYHFRIGSAEYFKLLLDEGTFKEYDKKMKSADPLKFEDSKKYTQRIESTIKATGLQDAVRTGIGKILGKEVVIGCMDFKFIGGSMGSVVGEKLARAAHKALKNKCPLIIISSSGGARMMEGALSLMQMAKTSARLAQLADAKIPYISVVTDPTTGGTTASYAMLGDVIVAEPNALIGFAGPRVIKQTIGKDLPAGFQKSEFVQEHGFVDMISHRKELRQTLSTILDFLQVR; encoded by the coding sequence ATGGCATGGTTTAAAAGGAAAAAAGATAACATCGCTCCCGAAACAAATCCAAAGGAAAACATGCCTGATGGACTGTGGGAGAAGTGTACCGATTGTGGTGAAATTATGCACAAAAAACAGCTTGAGAATAATCTCTGGACCTGTATAAAGTGTAATTACCATTTCAGAATAGGAAGCGCAGAATATTTTAAATTGCTGCTCGATGAAGGTACCTTCAAGGAGTACGACAAAAAAATGAAATCTGCCGATCCTCTCAAGTTCGAGGATTCAAAAAAATATACTCAAAGAATAGAGAGCACAATCAAAGCCACGGGTCTTCAGGATGCTGTCAGAACCGGTATTGGGAAAATTCTTGGCAAAGAGGTTGTGATCGGTTGTATGGACTTTAAGTTTATTGGTGGCTCCATGGGTTCTGTAGTCGGAGAAAAACTCGCACGGGCTGCGCACAAGGCATTAAAAAACAAATGTCCGCTGATTATTATCAGTTCAAGCGGTGGTGCCAGAATGATGGAAGGAGCTCTTTCATTGATGCAGATGGCAAAAACAAGTGCAAGACTAGCCCAACTGGCAGATGCCAAAATTCCGTACATCTCTGTTGTAACTGATCCTACGACAGGTGGAACGACCGCGAGCTATGCAATGCTGGGTGATGTGATTGTGGCGGAACCCAATGCTCTGATTGGTTTTGCCGGTCCAAGAGTAATTAAACAAACAATTGGCAAGGACCTTCCGGCCGGTTTTCAGAAATCCGAGTTTGTTCAGGAGCACGGATTTGTTGATATGATATCACACAGAAAAGAACTCCGTCAGACACTTTCGACAATTTTAGACTTTCTTCAAGTGAGGTAA
- the panC gene encoding pantoate--beta-alanine ligase: MRIVNHIKEMQAISSALTKEGKSIGFVPTMGYLHSGHMSLVQKSKAENSVTVVSIFVNPTQFGPNEDLSKYPRDFKKDESLLNEAGVDFVFYPESSEIYPDGFETFVVQEKISSRLEGEFRPTHFRGVTTIVSILFNAVKPHRAYFGQKDAQQCAVLNRMVKDLAIDLEMIICPIVREPDGLAMSSRNVYLSETERQDALVLSRSLKLASELISGGETSVSKIKENATSLYAKVESASLDYFEIVEFDSCQSAEKLGKGKKYFILVACRIGKTRLIDNYLIQV; this comes from the coding sequence ATCAGGATCGTCAACCACATAAAGGAAATGCAGGCAATCTCCTCCGCTCTGACAAAGGAGGGGAAGTCTATTGGTTTTGTTCCAACCATGGGTTATTTGCACAGCGGGCATATGTCACTTGTGCAAAAATCAAAGGCAGAAAATTCTGTCACGGTTGTATCCATTTTTGTAAATCCGACACAGTTTGGTCCAAATGAAGACCTCTCCAAATATCCCCGGGATTTCAAGAAAGATGAGTCACTTTTGAACGAAGCGGGTGTAGATTTTGTATTTTATCCCGAAAGTTCTGAGATATACCCGGATGGTTTCGAAACATTTGTGGTCCAGGAAAAGATATCCTCCCGGCTTGAAGGGGAGTTCCGGCCGACTCATTTCAGAGGAGTTACCACTATTGTCTCAATCCTGTTTAACGCCGTAAAACCCCACCGGGCATATTTTGGTCAGAAAGATGCCCAACAGTGCGCTGTTCTAAACAGAATGGTAAAAGATCTGGCTATCGATCTTGAGATGATAATATGTCCAATTGTGCGCGAACCCGACGGACTTGCTATGAGTTCGAGGAATGTTTATTTGTCGGAAACCGAACGGCAAGATGCTTTGGTGTTATCACGATCTTTAAAATTGGCTTCTGAATTAATTTCGGGAGGGGAGACTTCAGTATCAAAAATTAAAGAAAATGCAACCTCACTTTACGCCAAGGTTGAGTCTGCATCTCTTGACTACTTTGAGATTGTGGAATTTGATTCTTGTCAATCCGCAGAAAAACTGGGTAAAGGCAAAAAATATTTTATTCTCGTTGCCTGTAGGATCGGGAAAACAAGATTGATTGACAACTACCTGATACAGGTATAA
- a CDS encoding glucosamine-6-phosphate deaminase, giving the protein MRLIIQPNYERISEWVAYYVAARIKEYAPNNRRKFVLGLPTGSSPMGMYKKLIELNKSGYVSFKHVVTFNMDEYVGLPENHPESYHHFMHSNFFNHIDIDPENINILNGNADDLEEECNLYESKINAAGGIMLFVGGIGPDGHIAFNEPASSLGSLTRVKTLTMDTIIANSRFFDNDVDKVPKTALTVGVKTVLDSEEVLVIISGHAKARALAKVVEEGVNHMWTVSALQLHPKSTIVCDEASTVELKVGTVNYFKDIEAQNLDPKTQLI; this is encoded by the coding sequence ATGAGACTAATTATTCAACCAAATTATGAACGGATTTCTGAGTGGGTTGCCTATTATGTGGCAGCCAGAATCAAGGAATATGCTCCCAACAACAGAAGAAAATTTGTTCTGGGTTTGCCAACCGGTTCCTCCCCAATGGGAATGTATAAAAAACTGATCGAATTGAACAAATCCGGATATGTATCATTCAAGCATGTAGTTACTTTCAACATGGATGAATATGTAGGCTTGCCGGAAAATCATCCTGAAAGTTATCATCATTTCATGCATTCAAACTTTTTCAATCACATAGATATTGATCCTGAAAACATCAATATACTTAATGGTAATGCTGATGATCTTGAGGAAGAGTGCAATTTGTACGAGAGCAAGATTAATGCAGCAGGCGGGATAATGCTTTTTGTAGGAGGTATCGGTCCGGACGGGCATATTGCTTTCAACGAACCGGCATCTTCACTCGGGTCACTGACGAGAGTTAAAACCCTCACCATGGATACAATTATCGCGAACAGTCGTTTCTTCGATAATGATGTCGACAAAGTGCCAAAAACTGCTCTTACAGTTGGTGTAAAAACCGTACTGGATTCAGAAGAAGTACTTGTGATCATTTCAGGACATGCCAAGGCGAGAGCATTGGCGAAAGTTGTGGAAGAGGGAGTGAATCACATGTGGACCGTCAGTGCACTGCAACTGCACCCGAAAAGTACGATCGTGTGTGATGAAGCTTCAACTGTGGAGTTGAAAGTTGGAACTGTTAACTATTTCAAAGATATTGAAGCGCAAAATCTTGATCCAAAAACACAATTGATCTGA
- a CDS encoding NFACT RNA binding domain-containing protein: protein MYNSYFFLKRFLLEILPEIKGKSLISIHSQEKDIFHITTGEYLHSDENIILEFSTVPNSPYLLKRKYFKPAGKNLVYFFKDYIPQKIRDVKIARGERDLMLILESGFVVISLKGVRTNLFFLDSDSNLHFSVKKTDSSNSWFENSKGLTFISPNDPDALPETDSYPDITAVKKTLPFLGNDLLREIQVLPGPYTRSGLMNKINSVLNDKIVMVKDGLTGKMVLLPESFKTDCEKIKTFDTTVIALQEFISHLRKHDSEIQIRKRVETRIRKDYQFYLQKKENLENVLASENKAEMYDQFANLIMINRDDISKGAEELTVSNLFDSEKMVKIKLKSDLSVNENVEFYFKKARGERLKFETAAKSLVMVKQKIVDLESKIKLFENMDLNDLRNYEKGLPPDRDKGSGASKEELKARRFLIDGKWEVLVGKDSENNDYLTLNVAKQSDYWFHARGSSGSHTILRFSGKEKPPKEIIKKVAQIAAFYSKAKNSKLVPVCFTQKKYVVKRKGMNPGQVSLLREEVVMVPPVIPDNALQENND, encoded by the coding sequence ATGTACAACAGTTATTTTTTTCTAAAACGATTTTTACTTGAAATTCTTCCGGAAATAAAAGGAAAATCCCTAATCTCAATCCACTCTCAGGAAAAGGATATTTTTCACATTACGACAGGTGAATATCTCCATTCTGATGAGAATATAATCCTTGAATTTTCGACAGTCCCCAACTCCCCTTACCTTCTGAAAAGAAAATACTTTAAACCTGCCGGTAAGAATCTGGTTTACTTTTTCAAAGACTACATTCCGCAAAAAATCAGAGATGTAAAGATTGCCCGCGGAGAGAGGGATTTGATGCTGATTCTCGAATCAGGATTTGTGGTAATCTCTCTTAAAGGTGTGAGAACCAATCTTTTCTTTCTTGATTCTGATTCAAACTTGCATTTTTCGGTAAAAAAAACAGACAGCTCAAACTCCTGGTTTGAGAACAGCAAGGGGCTTACATTCATCTCTCCCAATGATCCGGATGCGTTACCGGAAACGGATTCTTATCCTGATATAACGGCTGTAAAAAAGACTCTCCCCTTTCTGGGAAACGATTTGCTTAGAGAAATCCAGGTTTTACCCGGACCTTACACCCGTAGCGGGCTTATGAATAAAATCAACAGTGTTTTGAACGATAAAATTGTGATGGTGAAAGATGGTCTGACAGGAAAAATGGTATTGTTGCCCGAATCATTCAAGACCGACTGTGAGAAGATAAAAACATTTGATACGACAGTAATCGCTCTGCAGGAGTTTATTTCTCATCTTAGAAAACATGACTCCGAAATTCAGATAAGAAAAAGGGTGGAAACCCGAATCAGAAAGGATTATCAGTTTTATCTTCAGAAAAAGGAAAACCTTGAGAATGTGCTCGCATCAGAAAATAAAGCTGAAATGTATGACCAGTTCGCAAATCTTATTATGATAAACCGCGATGATATCTCCAAAGGAGCAGAAGAGCTGACAGTCAGCAATCTTTTTGATTCGGAAAAAATGGTGAAGATAAAACTAAAAAGTGACCTTTCTGTGAACGAGAATGTTGAATTTTACTTCAAAAAAGCAAGAGGCGAACGGCTAAAATTTGAGACTGCCGCAAAGTCACTTGTGATGGTAAAACAAAAAATTGTAGATTTGGAATCAAAGATTAAATTATTTGAGAATATGGATTTAAACGATTTAAGAAATTATGAAAAGGGACTTCCACCCGATCGTGATAAAGGAAGTGGTGCTTCTAAAGAGGAGCTGAAAGCCAGAAGATTCCTGATTGACGGCAAGTGGGAAGTTCTTGTTGGTAAGGACAGTGAGAATAACGATTATCTTACTCTTAATGTGGCAAAACAGTCCGACTACTGGTTTCACGCAAGAGGCTCATCAGGATCACATACAATCCTGCGGTTTAGTGGCAAAGAAAAACCACCAAAAGAAATAATTAAAAAAGTTGCTCAAATTGCCGCATTTTACAGCAAAGCAAAAAACTCGAAACTCGTTCCGGTATGTTTTACACAAAAAAAATATGTTGTAAAGCGTAAAGGTATGAATCCCGGGCAGGTTTCGTTACTGAGAGAAGAAGTGGTTATGGTTCCTCCTGTAATCCCGGATAATGCTCTGCAGGAGAATAACGATTAA
- a CDS encoding peptide MFS transporter encodes MFKNHPSGLPVLFFTELWERFGYYLMLGIFFLYMTDFAPKGLGYSTEMASDIYGTYIALVYLTPFLGGLLADRVFGYIKSIVFGGILMALGYFGLAIPGDTFLWPSLFLVIFGNGFFKPNISTLVGNLYSQEKYKILKDTGYNIFYMGINIGAFVCNFVAAYLRNEFGWGFAFAGAGIGMIIGVIWFMSGLKHVREADIKKPAQQGDQSLASIFLYVFLPAIVTAIIGYMLPTIAFGKPLFGSPATDAFIFASIPIVLFYFSLWFRAAKEDKESIAALLSIFGVVIVFWAIFHQNGAALTVWARDYTNRQLPTVVESVVSPLGLTEEKYKNVLIVEKAGKTTEVPVLLITTGKEPSKIYYKTSAGEKTTLSVDTTGAKVTKGHGSYFGNMSQEDKAKVPENEAYIILSTEIFQSINPFWVVLLTPVVVSFFSLLRKRGKEPSTAGKIGWGLFITAVSTIVMIGAVIFSENGSVKSSAAWLVGTYFVITIGELCLSPMGLSLVSKVSPPRFTALMMGGWFLSTSIGNKLSGVISGLWTSFDNKVYFFLINFIAAGFAALAIFLMIKWLRRVISQHS; translated from the coding sequence ATGTTCAAAAATCACCCTTCCGGACTTCCGGTTCTCTTCTTCACTGAATTGTGGGAAAGATTCGGCTACTATTTAATGTTAGGAATCTTTTTCCTTTACATGACTGATTTTGCCCCCAAGGGATTGGGATATTCAACCGAAATGGCTTCCGATATTTACGGTACATATATTGCTTTGGTTTATTTAACCCCGTTTTTAGGAGGATTGCTGGCTGACAGAGTGTTTGGCTATATAAAATCTATTGTTTTCGGCGGAATATTGATGGCGCTCGGTTATTTTGGACTCGCCATACCCGGCGATACCTTTTTATGGCCCTCACTTTTTCTCGTAATCTTTGGGAACGGTTTCTTTAAACCAAATATCTCCACACTTGTTGGCAATCTTTATTCACAGGAAAAATACAAAATTCTCAAAGATACCGGATACAACATCTTCTATATGGGAATCAATATAGGAGCATTTGTATGTAACTTTGTTGCTGCCTACCTGAGAAATGAATTTGGGTGGGGATTTGCGTTTGCCGGAGCCGGTATCGGAATGATCATCGGGGTTATCTGGTTCATGTCGGGTCTGAAGCATGTTCGCGAAGCCGACATTAAAAAACCTGCTCAACAGGGTGATCAGTCACTCGCATCCATATTCCTTTATGTCTTTTTGCCGGCTATAGTTACAGCCATAATCGGTTATATGCTTCCGACAATTGCTTTCGGAAAACCGCTGTTTGGCTCCCCTGCTACTGATGCATTTATTTTTGCGAGCATACCCATTGTATTGTTTTATTTCAGTCTGTGGTTCCGTGCAGCTAAAGAGGACAAGGAGTCAATTGCCGCACTTCTTTCCATTTTTGGTGTGGTTATAGTCTTTTGGGCTATTTTCCATCAGAATGGAGCAGCTCTGACAGTTTGGGCAAGAGATTACACCAACCGTCAACTTCCCACAGTAGTTGAATCAGTAGTTTCTCCACTCGGATTAACGGAAGAAAAGTATAAAAATGTGCTCATAGTCGAGAAAGCCGGTAAAACTACCGAAGTTCCTGTTTTGCTGATAACCACAGGCAAGGAACCTTCAAAAATTTACTACAAAACTTCTGCCGGTGAAAAAACCACTCTATCCGTTGACACTACCGGAGCAAAAGTGACAAAAGGTCATGGATCCTATTTTGGAAACATGTCTCAGGAAGATAAAGCGAAAGTCCCTGAAAATGAGGCTTACATCATTCTTTCGACCGAAATTTTTCAGTCAATCAATCCTTTCTGGGTTGTTCTCCTGACCCCTGTCGTTGTTTCATTTTTCTCTCTTCTCCGCAAACGGGGCAAGGAACCTTCCACAGCAGGTAAAATCGGATGGGGATTGTTTATCACTGCTGTTTCAACCATCGTGATGATCGGTGCTGTTATCTTTTCAGAAAATGGAAGTGTAAAGAGTTCTGCTGCCTGGCTTGTTGGTACTTATTTTGTCATCACAATCGGTGAATTGTGTCTGAGTCCAATGGGTCTCTCTCTCGTTTCAAAGGTTTCACCTCCACGGTTTACCGCTCTGATGATGGGTGGATGGTTTCTTTCCACCTCAATTGGTAATAAACTTTCCGGTGTGATTTCAGGCCTTTGGACCAGTTTCGACAACAAAGTTTATTTCTTCCTGATTAACTTTATCGCTGCAGGATTTGCTGCTTTGGCAATCTTCCTGATGATAAAATGGTTACGAAGAGTAATTTCACAGCACTCATAA
- a CDS encoding PASTA domain-containing protein encodes MKKTRKITLLLRASYIVLGLFISLFAIDKIIMPFYVSGDEVKVPNVVGLDKQRALDILDSIDLNYSVSNVIEVSDPTKDGKILQQKPVNGKIVKEGRVILLWVGSYRGSGPNDNRQTVEVPDLIGKTYAEAEQILLSSNLLLRLINKVSEPDLQALVLEQSRKPGEKVPEGSSIYIRIDMPGEIIVDTLDFKSTEEDQSTDIDMVTMPGLKKLSKQEAIKQLTDLGLKVGTIKEVVSPDHLPGSVISQSISPGIKVKKGEVVDLEVSASNSDEEIIQ; translated from the coding sequence ATGAAAAAAACTCGCAAAATCACACTTTTACTAAGAGCATCCTACATTGTTCTCGGTTTGTTTATTTCTCTTTTTGCAATAGATAAAATAATCATGCCATTCTATGTCTCCGGCGATGAAGTAAAAGTTCCAAATGTTGTCGGACTGGACAAGCAACGGGCTCTCGATATTTTGGACTCGATCGATTTAAACTACTCAGTTTCAAATGTGATCGAAGTATCAGATCCCACAAAAGATGGTAAAATTCTTCAGCAGAAACCGGTTAATGGTAAAATTGTCAAAGAGGGAAGAGTAATTTTACTGTGGGTGGGAAGCTATAGAGGCAGCGGTCCAAATGATAACCGGCAGACTGTTGAGGTTCCCGATCTGATTGGAAAAACATACGCAGAAGCTGAACAGATTTTGCTTTCCTCAAACCTGCTTCTCAGACTGATAAACAAAGTCTCGGAACCCGACCTGCAGGCCCTCGTTCTCGAGCAGAGCCGTAAACCGGGTGAAAAAGTTCCTGAGGGTTCTTCGATTTACATCAGAATTGATATGCCGGGTGAAATTATTGTTGATACACTCGATTTTAAATCAACCGAGGAGGATCAGAGTACCGACATAGATATGGTGACCATGCCCGGATTAAAGAAATTGTCGAAGCAGGAAGCAATAAAACAACTTACCGATCTCGGACTAAAAGTTGGTACCATAAAAGAGGTCGTTTCACCTGACCATCTTCCAGGATCTGTGATCAGCCAAAGCATCAGCCCCGGAATTAAAGTGAAGAAGGGTGAGGTAGTCGATCTCGAAGTTTCGGCATCAAATTCTGATGAGGAGATTATCCAGTGA
- the rpe gene encoding ribulose-phosphate 3-epimerase — protein sequence MRKILAPSILSADFTNLEKQIKIVENGGAGFIHCDIMDGKFVPNLTFGSIIVEAVRRVTELPIDVHLMVEDPDSLIPGFIKAGADFITVHQEEVVHLDRTLNRIKEYGAKAGVAINPATPVETLSEVLNLADLILVMSVNPGFGGQKFIPNALKKIKKLAALKNENGYDYLIEVDGGVNQENIKEISSAGCEVFVAGSSIYNAKNIKESMNNFLKILNS from the coding sequence ATACGAAAGATTTTGGCGCCCTCAATTTTATCCGCTGATTTTACCAATCTTGAAAAACAGATTAAAATTGTTGAAAATGGCGGTGCCGGTTTCATTCATTGTGACATCATGGATGGAAAATTTGTGCCAAACCTTACTTTTGGAAGTATCATCGTTGAAGCTGTTCGTCGAGTAACGGAACTTCCGATAGATGTCCATCTGATGGTAGAGGATCCGGACTCCCTGATTCCCGGTTTTATAAAAGCGGGTGCTGATTTCATTACTGTGCATCAGGAAGAAGTTGTTCACCTCGACAGAACATTAAATCGCATCAAAGAATACGGAGCGAAAGCCGGTGTTGCCATTAATCCTGCAACTCCGGTTGAAACACTCTCCGAGGTCTTGAATCTGGCAGACCTTATTCTTGTAATGTCGGTAAATCCGGGGTTCGGTGGGCAAAAGTTTATTCCTAATGCTCTTAAGAAGATAAAGAAGCTTGCCGCTCTGAAAAATGAGAACGGTTACGACTATCTGATTGAGGTGGATGGTGGAGTAAATCAGGAGAATATCAAAGAAATTTCAAGCGCAGGTTGTGAAGTATTCGTAGCAGGGTCATCGATTTACAACGCAAAGAATATTAAAGAGTCAATGAATAATTTTTTAAAGATTTTAAATAGTTGA
- the nagA gene encoding N-acetylglucosamine-6-phosphate deacetylase, whose translation MKLALIGGEIITPFRIVKNGTIVMQDGQISDIGKASDVRIPDECEVIDVSGNIVTPGFVDLLVHGGGGKGFADEDPSSIGIVADYFIRHGSTTVLASLYAKPKDQLLADLRRIADYIHANPDSNIIGIHMEGPYLNPVLKGAMNEEYLWTPSVESWDEMWEASRGLIKIMTIAPELEGSLQVMRAAALKGVVLSIGHSTANYETIELAIDHGAAHVTHMFNAMTPLHHRNPGVVLGAMLRNELKIELIADTLHVHPAVMELLLKLKGSNGIILITDSIRAGGMHEGEYEFADQKVYMKGSKAFLSDGTLAGSTLTLNRAIKNMIKKANAKVTESVRMASLNGAKVLNIEDRKGILAVGKDADIVVMNDEFEVEMTIHQGNIKYKRMLD comes from the coding sequence GTGAAATTAGCACTAATCGGCGGAGAGATAATCACTCCCTTCCGTATCGTTAAAAACGGCACTATAGTTATGCAGGATGGACAGATATCTGACATCGGAAAAGCCTCGGATGTAAGAATTCCAGATGAATGCGAAGTGATTGATGTAAGCGGGAACATTGTAACTCCCGGTTTTGTCGATCTCCTTGTTCATGGTGGTGGTGGAAAAGGTTTTGCCGATGAAGATCCTTCTAGCATCGGTATAGTTGCTGATTATTTTATTCGTCATGGATCAACCACGGTTCTGGCTTCACTCTATGCAAAACCAAAAGATCAACTTTTAGCTGATTTAAGGAGGATTGCTGATTACATTCATGCCAACCCTGATTCGAATATCATAGGAATCCACATGGAAGGACCATACCTCAACCCTGTATTAAAGGGTGCCATGAACGAGGAATACCTTTGGACTCCATCAGTCGAATCATGGGATGAAATGTGGGAGGCTTCCCGCGGGCTTATAAAAATAATGACAATTGCCCCTGAACTTGAAGGATCACTTCAGGTAATGCGGGCTGCTGCTTTAAAGGGTGTCGTCCTTTCAATCGGACACTCGACAGCCAACTATGAAACCATTGAGCTTGCCATTGATCACGGCGCTGCACATGTTACCCACATGTTTAACGCCATGACTCCGTTGCACCACAGAAATCCCGGGGTGGTATTGGGTGCGATGTTGCGAAATGAATTGAAAATAGAGCTGATAGCAGATACACTTCATGTTCACCCTGCGGTTATGGAATTGCTGCTCAAGCTAAAGGGATCGAACGGGATTATCCTGATAACAGATTCCATTCGCGCCGGTGGAATGCACGAGGGTGAGTATGAATTTGCAGATCAGAAAGTTTACATGAAAGGCAGCAAGGCATTTTTGTCTGACGGCACTCTCGCAGGAAGTACGCTTACCTTAAATCGTGCGATCAAAAACATGATTAAAAAAGCTAATGCAAAAGTGACTGAATCTGTCAGAATGGCTTCATTGAATGGCGCAAAGGTTCTGAACATTGAAGACAGAAAAGGTATCCTCGCTGTAGGAAAAGACGCAGATATTGTAGTGATGAATGATGAGTTTGAAGTGGAAATGACAATTCATCAGGGAAATATCAAATATAAGAGAATGCTGGACTAA